Part of the Desulfobacteraceae bacterium genome, GCGGGCCTTGGCGACCTTGCCGGCCATGACCAGCTTGCGGATGCGGGTGCTGCTGATGCGCCCCTGGAGCGTGTGGTTCATTTCGATCCAGTCCATGACGAGGACCTCGAAGCCCAGCGCTTGCCCGAGTTCCTGAAGCATGGCCAGGTTCCCCTTGCGGCCCCGGCCGAAGGTATAGTCCTTGCCGACGACGATGGCCCGCATGCCGATGCGTTTTACCAAAAGGTCCTCGACGAACTGGCGGGCCGGGATGGCGGCGAACTCCAGGGTGAAAGGCACGCCGAACAGGATGTCGATGCCCGTGCTGGCGATCAGTTCGACCTTCTGCCGGTAAAGCGTGATCAGCGGAGGGTGGCCGTTGGGTTTGAGCACCCGGATGGGGTGAGGCTCGAAAGTCATGGCCACCGAGGTGCCGCCGATGGCGTCGGCCTTTTCGATCACCGCATGAAACAGGGCCTGATGGCCGATATGCACGCCGTCGAAATTGCCGATCGTAATCACGGCGTTTTTTAAAGGTTCCTTAATTTTTTCAAGGTCTTCTATAAGGTGCATGATGGGTCGGATCCAGGTCGATTTTAGCGCTTGACAGGAAAACCAAAAAAAAATATATAAGACACCTTAACCGCCAAATCAATCCTTCTTTTGGCGGTCGCCCGCGTGCCGAAGTGGCGGAACTGGTAGACGCGCTAGGTTCAGGGTCTAGTCGACGTACGTCGGTGGGAGTTCGAGTCTCCCCTTCGGCACCAAACAAACCCAACGGGTCAGGTGACCAGCCTGGCCCGTTTTTGTTTTTGGCCGAGCGCTGTATCCCCGCTTAAGCGCGTACCCAAACATAGGTCCTTCCGGGCGAAATGGAAGCCCCAATGGTTGGGAATCCGCTATTTGGATTTGAAAAGCCGCCCAGCGGTCCGATTTTGCTTGGCAAGCCAGCCTGTGAGTCGTAAAATAGTTTTAGTAGATTTCCTCATTGTGGTTTTGGCAGCCGGCTCGGTAAGCCTTTTTCTTCGCAAACAAAGCGTTTTCCAGGTTTTTAAGCGCGGCCAATCAAGGCCCCTGAAGGCGCGGGCTCATCATCTCCGGCGAGTCAAGCTCTTGGAGCACCGCCGGTTGGGGGCCAGGGGGCCAAACAATATGCTGGCAAAGTTTTGACCAAACCAAAGGAGGCCACAACATGAAGCAGCGGGATGGCGGCTGGAGCCCCTATCTGGCAGGGGCATTGAGTGGTGTGGTGGGCGTTTTGTCGGTCTGGTTCGCCGGGCAATTTTTGGGTGCATCCACCTCATTTGTGCGCACTGCCGGTATGATCGAGCAGCTTTTCGGACCGGAGCGGGTGGCTCAGATGGCCTATTTCGTCAAGACCGTGCCCAAGATCGACTGGCAGTGGATGTTCATGGTGGGTATTTTGCTCGGGTCGGCCATCGCGGCGGTCACCTCGGGCGCATTCAAGCTGCAGGCCGTTCCCGATATGTGGGCTGCGCGCTTTGGCCGCGGCAGCACCGCCCGGCGTGCTCTCGTGGCCTTTGTGGGCGGCGTGGTGGCGATGTTCGGGGCGCGCCTGGCCGATGGGTGACCGAGCGGGCACGGGTTGAGCGGTTCGCTTCAACTGGCTGTCAGTGGTTTTATCGCCTTGGTCTGCTTTTTTATCGGCGGGATGGTCGTGGCCCGCATCGTCTATGGTGGAGGTGACCGATGAAGATGCTTGTCTACGGGCTGGTGACCGGTCTGCTCTTCGGTTTTTTGCTCCAGAAGGGGCGTGTCCTGCGCTATGATAAACAACTCGGCGCCCTGCGTCTGCTGGACATGACCATCGTCAAATTCATGCTCTCCAGTGTGATGGTCGGGATGGTGGGGGTTTATCTTCTCCATGACCTGGGTCTTGCCAAGCTCTCCATCAAGGCCACGGTCTTGGGGCCCGTCATCATCGGCGGCCTTGTGTTCGGTATCGGCTGGGGCCTTTTAGGGTATTGCCCGGGAACCTCCATGGGCGCCCTGGGCGAAGGCCGCTGGGATGCGGTCTGGGGGATTTTGGGGATGATCGTGGGGGCCGGCCTGTTTGCCGAAGCCTACCCCGCGTTGAAGCAAACGGTTTACACCTGGGGGGATTTTGGGCGCATCACCATGCCCGAGGTTCTCGGCATCAACCACTGGGTCATCATTCCGCTTTTCATCGCAGGCGCCTTGCTGCTCTTCCGGTGGCTGGAAAAAAAGGGACTGTAGACCTTTTTTGCTGGGAGATTTAAGCCGGGGCGCAACCCGGGCGCCCATTGGTTCGAAACAGGCCGCAGCGGCCATCCCTGGCTTTTCGGGGTCACCTGCAGCAGGTGCACGCGCCGTTCGGCCCGGGTGTGAGCATGGATTTCAAAGACACCAATGATATGTCATCCCCGCAGCGAACCCGGCCGGAAATTCCGCCGGATGCAGGCGCCGACTGCGCTGCGTCCGTTTTTGCGGCCTCCCATCCGCTTGCCGAGCGCATCAAAGAACTCAATTGCCTTTACGGCATCTCAAATCTGCTGGAAAATCACGGGGTATCCCTTTCCTGGATCATGCAGCGGGCCGTTGAACTAATACCGGCGGCCTGGCAGTATCCCCAAAACGCCTGTGCGCGAATCCTTCTGGACGGCCAGGAATACACCTCCCGAAATTTCAAGACCACCCCTTGGCGTCAAAGTACCACGATCATACTCAACGACCAGCCCGTCGGGGGAGTGGATGTTTTCTACCTTGAGGCGCCTCCTGAAAACCCTGCGGGCCCGTTTCTGGAGGAGGAGCAAAGGCTGCTTAGGGCCATCGGGGAACGCTTGAGTAAAGTACTCTGGCTGAAGCGCTCAGAAGAAGCCCTGAAAGAAAGCGAAGCCCGCTACAGGGTGCTCACCGAGCAGGTCGCCGAAGGGGTCGCGCTGGTTCAGGATGGGCGCTTCCGCTATGTCAACCCGGCGTTTTGCGGGATGTTCAACGTCCCGCTGGCGGAGGCCCTGATCGGTGGGCTTGTGAGCGCCCCGGCAGTCGGTGCAGCCGATGACATTGCCTGCCTGTACGCCGGCTCTGCGGCAGATGACCCCACGACCCGGGTGGAGAACGTGCACCGCTTGGCCCGGGATGGCGCCACTTGCTGGATTCAGGTCTGCCACAGTCCCATCACCCTGAAAGGCCTGCCGGCACTGCTCTCCACATTCAAGGACATCACCGAGATCAAGGAGCAGCAGGTGGCCGCAGAGAAGATGGCCGACCTGTTGGACCGCGAAAACCGCGTGTTGCGCGCCTCGTTGAGCGATCGCTACCGGCTTGGAGAAATCCTGGGCCGCTCGGCGGCCATGCAAACGGTCTACGAGCTGATTCTGAAAGCGGCCGCAACCGATGCCAGTGTCGCAATTTTCGGCGAATCCGGGACCGGCAAAGAGCTTGTGGCCCGTGCGATCCACGACCACAGCCACCGCAAAAAGGCGCGCTTTGTGGCGGTCAACTGTGGGGCCATCCAGGAGACCCTTTTCGAACGCGAATTTTTCGGCCATCGCAAGGGGGCCTTTTCAAGCGCCCACGCCGATTCCCCGGGCTACCTGGATATGGCCGCGGGCGGAACCCTGTTTCTCGATGAGGTCGGGGATCTGACCCCCGGTATGCAAGCCAAGCTCCTGCGGGCGATCGAGGGCGGCGGCTATCGGCCGGTAGGCGGAACGGAGGCCATTTTGTCCGATTTCCGCATCATATCGGCCTCAAATGCCCCACTGGCCGACAGGGTTGTCAAAGGCGAGATGCGCGATGATTTTTTCTACCGGATCCAGGTGATCCAGATCCAGCTGCCCCCCTTGCGCGAGCGGCGCCAGGACATCCCCCTGCTGGTGGAGCATTTTTTGCGCAAGATGCGGCCGCCCGCTGATTCCATCAGGATCGCCGGACCCATCATGGACGCCTTGATGGACTACGACTGGCCCGGCAATGTCCGCGAGCTGCGCAACGTCCTGCAGCGTTACGCCACCCTCGGCCAGCTTGAGTTTCTCTCCCCGGGCCAACAGCCTTCAACGGCCCCCATCACAGCCGCCCTTGATCTGCGCGAAGCCGTCCAGCAGCTGGAAAAGTCCTTGATTTTACGAGCTCTTCGAGAAGCAGGCGGGAACCGCACCAAAGCCGCCAGATTACTGGGCATATCCCGCCGCGCCCTTTTCCGCAAAATAACCGCCCCATGAGTGCCTGAACCGCCCCTATCGGGGCGAAAACGCTCATATCCTAAAAAAGTAATTAATTTAGATTGTTGTAAGTTAAACCGCCACTCAAAGGCGGGCGCTTAATTCCCAGCGGTCAGCCTGTGGATTTTGTTTAAAAACAAAAAATTTCATTTATTTCCAATTAGTTATCACCTTATTGGGCAGGGTGGTATTTTTTTTGCTGTAATCTGCGGCAAAACCGCAAAAGACGCCGAGTCCGGTCATCGGTGTATAACCTGAAATAATCGCATTTCTGGAGGTGCTTTCGATGAGACTCGTGAAAAACAAAGCTTCCGGTAAATTTTTTATCGTTCTCGACGAGAATGATGCCCGGGAAACCGATTTCATGCTGATCACCCCCGAGGGAAGGGTCAAACAACTCGAGCAGCATCTGTTTGAGTCTTTGGATGACGTTGACCCCGCAGAGGACCGCTGCATCCAGCGCTACACAGCGGCCCAGTTGAAGAGATATCGCCGCTATCTCAAAGAGGAAAGCCTTTGAAACCGAGCTTTCGCGGACAGCGGATGATTCGCGGATGCAATTGAGCAGACCGGAGAGGAGATTTGTCATGTCGGATGATCCTTTTGGAAATCTTCAGGATTGGGGAGAGGCCCTCGAACTTCTCGATGAGCTGTCACGAAACGGCCGTTTGGCGGAATGCCAGCGCGGTTTGGTGCGGATACTGAACTACAAGGGCAACTGGCGCCTTCGGGAGGAAGTCCTGAAGCGCTTGGATCAAATTGAAGCACCGACCGATGAACTGATTGGACAAGTTCTCAGCATCCTCGCAGATGACAACACCTACTACGAGGCAAGAATTATGGCGAGCGGCGCCCTGATGCAATTTTTAAAAAACGGTGAAAGCGAGGTGCGGCCGGAGTTGAATCTGAAAAGTCGAAAAATAATTGAAAAGCTTTGCAAAACACCCCAGCCGCCGATTTTTGAAAAAGCCCTCCAAGAATGCAACCAGGCGTTGGCCTGAGCGGCTTCAGGGTGAAGTCAAACGCCTGCTCTTGATATCAAAAAAGGAACACTAGCATGATGACCAATACGATTAGAAACTTTGGTTTATGCTTTACCTGCAATCACCGCTGGGCTTGTCTGTCTCTGAGAAACAGCCTTCGGGAGGGTATTCCGATTTTGCACTGCGAACAGTTTGATGATGGTGCTGCCGGTGGGGGCGATTTTCGCCTCCGGAAAAAACCGAGAACATGGTTTTTGGAAAATAACGCGACCACACCAGCGCCTTTCTTCAAATCTGGGCTGGAAGCTTGAGGAAAGGAGGCACCATGCGAATCGGAATACCCAGAGAAATACTGCCGGAAGAAAAAAGAGTCGCCGCCACCCCCGAGACGGTCCTAAAGTATATCCAGATGGGTTTCAGCGTGGCGGTCGAATCCGCAGCGGGGGAGGGCGTCGGAAGAAGCGATGAAGAATACCAAAATGCGGGGGCGGTCATAATCTCCGATGTTCAAAAACTTTTTTCCGATTCGGACATCATCTTAAAAGTCAAACAACCGGTCTTCAACGATGCCATTGATCGGCACGAAGCCCGGATGCTCAAAGACGGCAGTATTCTGATCACCTTTCTGCACCCGGCAGCGCATGGTAATCACGACATGGTCCGCGTGCTGCGGGATAAGAACATCACCGCCTTCACCATGGATGGCATTCCGCGCATTCCCAGGGCCCAGAGAATGGATGCCTTGTCTTCGATGAGCACCGTCACCGGCTACAAGGCTGTGCTGGTGGCCGCCAATCGCCTGCCCAAGTTCGTGCCCATGATCACCACCGCCATCGGCACCGTCAAGCCGGCCCAATTCTTGGTCGTCGGCGCGGGGGTTGTCGGCCTTCAGGCGATTGCCACCGCCAAACGGTTGGGAGGGGTCGTCAAGGCCCTGGATATTCGCAAAGAAGCCTGCACCCAGGCCGAAAGTCTGGGGGCCAAAGTGGCGCCATTCGATATTCCCCAAGAACTGGCGGTGGGCAAAGGCGGGTATGCAAAGTCCCTGGAAGCCGAATGGCTGGAAATCGAGCGCAATGTGATGAAGCCCTTGCTAGAGGAGGCTGACGTTGTGGTCCTCAGCGCCCTGGTGCCAGGTGAGGTCGCACCGATTCTGATCACCGCGGAAATGGTGCGGGTGATGAAGCGGGATGCGGTGATCATGGATATCGCCATCGATCAGGGGGGCAACTGTGCGGCCACGGAGCCTGGGGAGTTTGTTCAAAAAGAAGGCGTCCACATTTGCGGCATCCAGAACATTCCGGGCAGAATGGCCGTCCATGCCAGTTGGTTGTACGCCAACAACATGTACCACTATGTGGCCAATCTTTTCAAAAACGGAGTGGGCACCCTCGATTTGGATGACGAAATCGCCAAGGAATCCCTTGTGACCTACCAGGGTAAAATTGTTTTTGAAGGCGCCCTTAAGGCGATGGGTTTTCATTACGTGCAGTGATGCCTGTCGGGAGGCTTTGTATGGAAAATCTTTTGTTTTTGAGCGGGGTTTTTCTTTTCTACTTTTTTGTCGCCTATGTCCTGATCTCCCGCGTTCCAACCCTCCTGCACACCCCCTTGATGTCCATGACGAATGCTGTTTCCGCCGTTACCCTGCTGGGCGCCCTGATTCTGTTTTCGGTTCCGACGACCGCGGTTGAAAGGATTCTTGCCGGCCTCGCCATTGTGGCCGCGGCCTTCAATGTCGTCGGCGGGTTTGCCATTACGGATCGCATGCTCAGGCTCTTCAAAGAAAAAGAGGCCGAGACCGAGACCCGATGACCGAGACCCGTTACGTCCTCGATCTGGTTCTGGACCTGGTGGTGATCGCCTTTCTGGCTATCGGGATCTGGCAATTTCGGACGCCCCGTGGCGCTAAATTCGGCAACCTGACGGCGGCATTTGCGCTGTTGTGCGCATTTGTCCTGGTTTTGTGGCGCAGCGGAGTTGTCGACCCGGCAACGGTGGTGATCTCGCTGCTGATCGGCAGCGCAGGCGGATATGCCGTGGCCAGGGCGGTCAGCATGATTCAGATTCCCGCCATGGTGGCGGTGCAAAATGGCGCCGGCGGCATGGCGGCCGTTTTGGTGTCACTGGTGGAACTGATGCGCCGGGCCGATTCCCTGGAATTTGTGAACGAATTTTCGGGGGTCCTGGGATTGGCCATCGGTGCCCTGACCTTCAGCGGCAGCATGGTGGCAGCGGCCAAACTGGCGGGTAAGATGCGGCAGCCCCCCCAGGTGCTGCCCGCTCACGGCGTGCTGGTGCTCGCCACGCTGGTCGCCATGGCGGCCATCGGCCTGTGGTCGCTCAATGTGCCGATTGTGGTCAGATTGTACCTGCTGATTTTCCAGATCGTACTTGCGGCCGTCTTTGGGGTACTGTTTTCGATTCGCATCGGCGGCGCGGACATGCCGGTCTTGATTTCATTTTTAAACGCCAACACGGGGTTGGCGGCGGCGCTCTGCGGGATGGTGATCGGAAATCAGCTGCTGATCGCCTTCGGCGCCACCGTGGCGGCCTCCGGCTCGATCCTAACCCACCTGATGTGCCGGGCGATGAATCGCAATCTTTTGCGAATATTCGTTCCCGACAGCCGTCAACCGAAAATCGTTGCCCAAGGTCGAACCGAACCAGCGGCGGCCGGTTTGCCAAACCCACCGGTTTCCCCCGCCGACAGTCAGCGCGCCGACGGCTCAAAGCTGGAGCAAGCGCTTGCCGTTCTGAGCGATGCCAAAAAAATCATCATTGTCCCGGGCTACGGCATGGCGCTCGCCCAGGCCCAAGGGGAGTTGGTGGCCTTGGCCAATAAATTGGCCGAGATGGGCAAGCGGGTCAGATACGCGATTCACCCGGTGGCGGGGAGAATGCCCGGACACATGAATGTGCTGCTGGCCGAAGCCGGGGTCGACTACGATCTTCTGGTGGAGATGGAGGAGATCAACCCCGAGTTCCAGGCCACCGATCTGGCGCTGGTCGTCGGGGCCTGCGACGTGGTCAACCCGGCGGCCATCGATGTGCCGGGCACCCCCATCACGGGCATGCCGATCCTGCTGACCCATGAAGCGCGACATGTCACTTGCTGCAATTACGATGACCAGCCCGGCTATTCGGGGGTCAAAAACCCGCTCTATGAGAAACCCCACACGCTCCTGCTGACGGGTGATGCCAAGGAAACCCTCCACCGCATTTTGGAGGCCCTGACAGATGAAAAGCCCGTGATTGTTCACCCCGCTGCGGTGGCCGCCGGGGATGTTCTGGCCGCCGCGTGCGACGCCCTCTTATACGCCAAAACGGTGGTGATCGTTCCCGGTTACGGGATGGCCCTGGCCCAGGCGCAATTCAAAGTCGCGGCATTGGCGGCGATGCTTGCAAAGCGGGGCGCCGCTGTCAAATTCGCCATCCACCCCGTGGCGGGGCGGATGCCCGGCCACATGAACGTCATCCTGGCCGAGGCCGAGGTGGATTACGAAAACCTGCTGGAAATGGACACCGTCAACCCTATGTTTGAAGAAACCGACGTGGCGCTGATCTTCGGGGCCTGCGACGTGGTTAACCCCGCGGCCATCGATGTGCCGGGTACCCCGATTTCCGGCATGCCGATCCTGATGGCGCACGCGGCCAAGACCGTTATCGTCTGCAACTTGGATTCGAAGCCCGGTTATTCGGGCGTTGACAATCCCCTTTACGAAAGCCCAAAAACCATTCTGCTCTTGGGTGATGCCCAAAAGACGGCCAGTAAGCTGATCTCTGCGCTGGAGGCGCTGCATGCCTGAAGCGGGCTGATGCTTGAACTGGCTTGGCGAGCCGGGCTCTCATGACGGAAACAATCGACGACCTGCGGTAGACCACCCGCCACGTATCGTGATCGGTTTGGGCGGATGTAAGGCCGGGGACGGGTCAAAAGACCGGCAAGATGTGAAATTAAAATTCCCGGGGCCTCACAACAGATCATCGATGGGGGTGTGTTCAAGGCCGAACGCGTCAGCTACGGCCTCATAGGTAACCTTACCGTCGATAACATTGGCGCCCAGCTTGATGTCGCTGTTCTTCTGCATGGCCGCCTTCCAGCCCTTGTTGGCGATTTCCACCGCATAGGGCAGGGTGGCATTGGTCAGTGCCATGGTCGAGGTCCGTGGCACCGCCCCGGGCATGTTGGCCACGCAGTAATGGACCACGCCCTCAACCGTGAAGATCGGGTTGCCGTGGGTCGTGGCCCTGGAGGTTTCAAAGCAGCCGCCCTGGTCGATGGCGACATCCACCATGACGGTGCCCGGCTTCATGGTTTTGAGCATCTCGCGGGTGATCAACTTGGGCGCCTTGGCGCCGGGAATCAACACCGCACCGATGATGACATCGGCCTGCCTGATGAGTTCCCGCAGCGTCGCCGGGCTGGAAAAAAGGCCGAAACAATTGGCCGGCATCACGTCACTCAGATACCGCAAGCGGTCGAGGTTGTTGTCCAGGACATACACCTTGGCGCCCAGACCGCAGGCCATCTTGGCGGCGTTGATGCCGACGATGCCGCCTCCGATGACCACCACATTGCCCGGGTCCACGCCCGGCACGCCCCCCAGCAGCACGCCGTGGCCTCCCTGGGCCATTTCCAGATACTTGGCCCCCTGCTGTATGGCCATTCTGCCGGCCACCTCGCTCATGGGGGTCAACAGCGGCAGGGAGCGGTCCGGCTTTTGAATT contains:
- a CDS encoding bifunctional riboflavin kinase/FAD synthetase, which codes for MHLIEDLEKIKEPLKNAVITIGNFDGVHIGHQALFHAVIEKADAIGGTSVAMTFEPHPIRVLKPNGHPPLITLYRQKVELIASTGIDILFGVPFTLEFAAIPARQFVEDLLVKRIGMRAIVVGKDYTFGRGRKGNLAMLQELGQALGFEVLVMDWIEMNHTLQGRISSTRIRKLVMAGKVAKARFLLGRHYQIRGTVATGRDRGGKLLGCPTANINLYDELCPQTGVYAVTVECLGEKFKGVANIGYSPTFDDHLFTVEVHLLDFSGNLYGEEIRVNFIERIRDEKKFNSIAELSAQIRQDVQTARGLLNL
- a CDS encoding YeeE/YedE family protein; translation: MKQRDGGWSPYLAGALSGVVGVLSVWFAGQFLGASTSFVRTAGMIEQLFGPERVAQMAYFVKTVPKIDWQWMFMVGILLGSAIAAVTSGAFKLQAVPDMWAARFGRGSTARRALVAFVGGVVAMFGARLADG
- a CDS encoding YeeE/YedE family protein is translated as MKMLVYGLVTGLLFGFLLQKGRVLRYDKQLGALRLLDMTIVKFMLSSVMVGMVGVYLLHDLGLAKLSIKATVLGPVIIGGLVFGIGWGLLGYCPGTSMGALGEGRWDAVWGILGMIVGAGLFAEAYPALKQTVYTWGDFGRITMPEVLGINHWVIIPLFIAGALLLFRWLEKKGL
- a CDS encoding sigma 54-interacting transcriptional regulator codes for the protein MDFKDTNDMSSPQRTRPEIPPDAGADCAASVFAASHPLAERIKELNCLYGISNLLENHGVSLSWIMQRAVELIPAAWQYPQNACARILLDGQEYTSRNFKTTPWRQSTTIILNDQPVGGVDVFYLEAPPENPAGPFLEEEQRLLRAIGERLSKVLWLKRSEEALKESEARYRVLTEQVAEGVALVQDGRFRYVNPAFCGMFNVPLAEALIGGLVSAPAVGAADDIACLYAGSAADDPTTRVENVHRLARDGATCWIQVCHSPITLKGLPALLSTFKDITEIKEQQVAAEKMADLLDRENRVLRASLSDRYRLGEILGRSAAMQTVYELILKAAATDASVAIFGESGTGKELVARAIHDHSHRKKARFVAVNCGAIQETLFEREFFGHRKGAFSSAHADSPGYLDMAAGGTLFLDEVGDLTPGMQAKLLRAIEGGGYRPVGGTEAILSDFRIISASNAPLADRVVKGEMRDDFFYRIQVIQIQLPPLRERRQDIPLLVEHFLRKMRPPADSIRIAGPIMDALMDYDWPGNVRELRNVLQRYATLGQLEFLSPGQQPSTAPITAALDLREAVQQLEKSLILRALREAGGNRTKAARLLGISRRALFRKITAP
- a CDS encoding NAD(P) transhydrogenase subunit alpha, coding for MRIGIPREILPEEKRVAATPETVLKYIQMGFSVAVESAAGEGVGRSDEEYQNAGAVIISDVQKLFSDSDIILKVKQPVFNDAIDRHEARMLKDGSILITFLHPAAHGNHDMVRVLRDKNITAFTMDGIPRIPRAQRMDALSSMSTVTGYKAVLVAANRLPKFVPMITTAIGTVKPAQFLVVGAGVVGLQAIATAKRLGGVVKALDIRKEACTQAESLGAKVAPFDIPQELAVGKGGYAKSLEAEWLEIERNVMKPLLEEADVVVLSALVPGEVAPILITAEMVRVMKRDAVIMDIAIDQGGNCAATEPGEFVQKEGVHICGIQNIPGRMAVHASWLYANNMYHYVANLFKNGVGTLDLDDEIAKESLVTYQGKIVFEGALKAMGFHYVQ
- a CDS encoding NAD(P) transhydrogenase subunit alpha — protein: MENLLFLSGVFLFYFFVAYVLISRVPTLLHTPLMSMTNAVSAVTLLGALILFSVPTTAVERILAGLAIVAAAFNVVGGFAITDRMLRLFKEKEAETETR
- a CDS encoding NAD(P)(+) transhydrogenase (Re/Si-specific) subunit beta produces the protein MTETRYVLDLVLDLVVIAFLAIGIWQFRTPRGAKFGNLTAAFALLCAFVLVLWRSGVVDPATVVISLLIGSAGGYAVARAVSMIQIPAMVAVQNGAGGMAAVLVSLVELMRRADSLEFVNEFSGVLGLAIGALTFSGSMVAAAKLAGKMRQPPQVLPAHGVLVLATLVAMAAIGLWSLNVPIVVRLYLLIFQIVLAAVFGVLFSIRIGGADMPVLISFLNANTGLAAALCGMVIGNQLLIAFGATVAASGSILTHLMCRAMNRNLLRIFVPDSRQPKIVAQGRTEPAAAGLPNPPVSPADSQRADGSKLEQALAVLSDAKKIIIVPGYGMALAQAQGELVALANKLAEMGKRVRYAIHPVAGRMPGHMNVLLAEAGVDYDLLVEMEEINPEFQATDLALVVGACDVVNPAAIDVPGTPITGMPILLTHEARHVTCCNYDDQPGYSGVKNPLYEKPHTLLLTGDAKETLHRILEALTDEKPVIVHPAAVAAGDVLAAACDALLYAKTVVIVPGYGMALAQAQFKVAALAAMLAKRGAAVKFAIHPVAGRMPGHMNVILAEAEVDYENLLEMDTVNPMFEETDVALIFGACDVVNPAAIDVPGTPISGMPILMAHAAKTVIVCNLDSKPGYSGVDNPLYESPKTILLLGDAQKTASKLISALEALHA
- the ald gene encoding alanine dehydrogenase, which produces MIVGILKEIKTEENRVSMTPAGVEVMITNGHKVLVEKGAGKGSGFEDATYLKSGAEIIATNREIFERSDMVMHVKEPLPAEYDLIREGQIVFTYLHLAAAEELTKALIQSRAVCIAYETIQKPDRSLPLLTPMSEVAGRMAIQQGAKYLEMAQGGHGVLLGGVPGVDPGNVVVIGGGIVGINAAKMACGLGAKVYVLDNNLDRLRYLSDVMPANCFGLFSSPATLRELIRQADVIIGAVLIPGAKAPKLITREMLKTMKPGTVMVDVAIDQGGCFETSRATTHGNPIFTVEGVVHYCVANMPGAVPRTSTMALTNATLPYAVEIANKGWKAAMQKNSDIKLGANVIDGKVTYEAVADAFGLEHTPIDDLL